In Streptomyces sp. NBC_00878, a single window of DNA contains:
- a CDS encoding aldehyde dehydrogenase family protein, with product MAPTLTLKSHTSWTDAWQRCLAVAPEAFRDDRVLNLWGAAWQADGRALPATSPVDGSPIAGPPRLDGLTAHQAVRASLDHHRAWRHVPLDERRARVAATLDALTEHRELLALLLVWEIGKPWRLAQADVDRAIDGVRWYVDGIEPMVEGRTPLDGPVSNIASWNYPMSVLVHAMLVQALAGNAVIAKTPTDGGVACLTLACALAAREGIPVTLVSGSGGELSEALVRAPEIGCVSFVGGRDTGAAVATAVADLGKRHVLEQEGLNTWGIWNHTDWDTLTAVIPKLFDYGKQRCTAYPRFVVQRELFDDFLAAYLPAVRTLRVGHPLAVERPDDPYPQLDFGPVINAAKAKDLHDQVAEAIDRGAVPLHRGRLADARFLPGQDTSAYVQPVTLLNPPPSSPLHHAEPFGPVDTIVLVDTEAELLAAMNASNGALVATLSTDDEATYRRLAPQIRAFKVGHGKPRSRGDRDELFGGFGASWRGAFVGGELLVRAVTRGPAGERLPGNFPEYQLMP from the coding sequence ATGGCACCCACCCTCACCCTCAAGTCCCACACCTCCTGGACCGACGCCTGGCAGCGCTGCCTCGCCGTGGCGCCGGAAGCCTTCCGGGACGACCGTGTCCTCAACCTCTGGGGCGCCGCCTGGCAGGCGGATGGCCGGGCACTGCCCGCCACCAGCCCCGTGGACGGCAGCCCCATCGCGGGCCCGCCGCGTCTGGACGGCCTGACGGCCCACCAGGCCGTACGCGCCTCGCTCGACCACCACCGCGCCTGGCGGCATGTGCCCCTGGACGAACGCCGGGCCCGCGTCGCGGCCACCCTCGACGCGCTCACCGAACACCGCGAACTGCTCGCGCTGCTCCTCGTCTGGGAGATCGGCAAGCCCTGGCGGCTCGCGCAGGCCGACGTCGACCGGGCCATCGACGGCGTGCGCTGGTACGTCGACGGCATCGAGCCGATGGTCGAGGGCCGGACCCCGCTCGACGGGCCCGTGTCCAACATCGCGAGCTGGAACTACCCGATGAGCGTGCTCGTTCACGCAATGCTGGTACAGGCATTGGCAGGGAACGCGGTCATCGCCAAGACCCCGACCGACGGCGGCGTCGCGTGTCTCACCCTGGCCTGCGCACTCGCCGCGCGCGAGGGGATTCCCGTCACCCTCGTCAGCGGCAGCGGAGGCGAGCTGTCGGAGGCGCTCGTGCGTGCGCCCGAGATCGGCTGCGTCTCCTTCGTCGGCGGCCGGGACACGGGCGCCGCGGTGGCCACGGCCGTCGCCGACCTCGGCAAACGACACGTACTGGAACAGGAGGGTCTGAACACCTGGGGCATCTGGAACCACACGGACTGGGACACGCTGACCGCAGTCATCCCCAAGCTCTTCGACTACGGCAAGCAGCGCTGCACCGCCTACCCGCGTTTCGTCGTCCAGCGTGAGCTGTTCGACGACTTCCTGGCGGCGTACCTCCCGGCGGTCCGTACGCTGCGAGTCGGCCACCCGCTGGCGGTCGAGCGGCCCGACGACCCCTACCCTCAGCTGGACTTCGGTCCTGTGATCAACGCGGCCAAGGCGAAGGACCTCCACGACCAGGTCGCCGAGGCGATCGACCGGGGCGCGGTCCCGCTGCACCGCGGCCGGCTCGCCGACGCGCGCTTCCTGCCCGGCCAGGACACGTCGGCGTACGTCCAACCGGTCACGCTCCTCAACCCGCCCCCGTCCTCCCCGCTCCACCACGCGGAACCCTTCGGCCCGGTCGACACCATCGTCCTGGTCGACACCGAGGCCGAACTGCTCGCCGCCATGAACGCGTCGAACGGCGCGCTCGTCGCGACCCTGTCGACGGACGACGAGGCCACCTACCGCCGACTGGCCCCGCAGATCCGCGCGTTCAAGGTCGGCCACGGCAAGCCCCGTTCCCGTGGCGACCGCGACGAGCTCTTCGGCGGCTTCGGCGCGTCCTGGCGGGGCGCGTTCGTGGGCGGCGAGCTGCTGGTGCGCGCGGTGACGCGCGGGCCGGCGGGGGAGCGGTTGCCGGGCAACTTCCCGGAGTACCAGCTGATGCCGTGA
- the sucD gene encoding succinate--CoA ligase subunit alpha — MAIYLTKESKVLVQGMTGGEGMKHTRRMLAAGTDVVGGVNPRKAGQSVDFDDRAVPVFGSVREGIEATGADVSVVFVPPAFAKAAVVEAADAGIGLAVVITEGIPVHDSVAFTAYARAKGTRIIGPNCPGLITPGQSNAGIIPADITKSGRIGLVSKSGTLTYQLMYELRDIGFSTCVGIGGDPVVGTTHIDCLAAFQDDPDTELIVLIGEIGGDAEERAAAYIRDHVTKPVIGYIAGFTAPEGKTMGHAGAIVSGSSGTAQAKKEALEAAGVRVGGTPTETARLVLAVLDESG; from the coding sequence ATGGCCATCTACCTCACCAAGGAGAGCAAGGTCCTCGTCCAGGGCATGACCGGCGGCGAGGGCATGAAGCACACCCGGCGCATGCTCGCGGCCGGCACCGACGTCGTCGGCGGCGTCAACCCGCGCAAGGCCGGGCAGAGCGTCGACTTCGACGACCGCGCCGTGCCCGTCTTCGGCTCCGTACGCGAAGGCATTGAGGCCACCGGAGCCGACGTCAGCGTCGTCTTCGTCCCACCCGCCTTTGCCAAAGCGGCAGTTGTCGAGGCGGCCGACGCCGGCATCGGACTCGCTGTCGTCATCACCGAGGGCATCCCGGTCCACGACTCGGTCGCCTTCACCGCGTACGCGAGGGCGAAGGGCACGCGGATCATCGGCCCCAACTGCCCCGGCCTGATCACCCCCGGCCAGTCCAACGCGGGCATCATCCCGGCCGACATCACCAAGTCCGGCCGCATCGGCCTCGTCTCCAAGTCGGGCACGCTCACCTACCAACTCATGTACGAACTCCGCGACATCGGCTTCTCGACCTGCGTCGGCATCGGCGGCGACCCCGTCGTCGGCACCACCCACATCGACTGCCTGGCCGCCTTCCAGGACGACCCCGACACCGAACTCATCGTGCTCATCGGGGAGATCGGCGGCGACGCCGAGGAACGCGCGGCCGCGTACATCCGCGACCACGTCACCAAACCCGTCATCGGCTACATCGCCGGTTTCACCGCACCCGAGGGCAAGACGATGGGCCACGCGGGCGCGATCGTCTCCGGCTCGTCGGGCACGGCCCAGGCGAAGAAGGAAGCCCTGGAAGCGGCCGGGGTACGGGTGGGCGGCACCCCGACCGAGACGGCCCGACTGGTCCTCGCCGTACTGGATGAGTCCGGATGA
- the sucC gene encoding ADP-forming succinate--CoA ligase subunit beta, translating to MDLFEHQARELFEEHGILVPRAEVTDSPKEAREIARRLGGRVVVKAQVKTGGRGKAGGVKLAADPAATELTARQILGMDIKGHTVGKVMLAQPVDIESEFYVSYVLDRAAGRFLAIASAEGGMDIEEVAATRPDAVARVHIDPAEGVTSAKAAEIADAAGLPPQTVDVLVRLWDVLVREDAVLVEVNPLARTAQGQILALDGKVTLDDNARFRRARWGDQESTHDDPLEAAAAAKNLNYVKLDGEVGIIGNGAGLVMSTLDVVAGCGARPANFLDIGGGASAQIMADGISVILSDPAVKSVFVNVFGGITACDAVADGIVQALEAVHLTKPLVVRLDGNNAVRGRAILDERAHPLVQQATTMDGAARRAAQLANAG from the coding sequence ATGGACCTGTTCGAGCACCAGGCAAGGGAACTCTTCGAGGAACACGGCATCTTGGTGCCGAGGGCGGAGGTCACCGACTCGCCCAAGGAGGCACGCGAGATCGCCCGCAGGCTCGGCGGCCGCGTCGTCGTCAAGGCACAGGTGAAGACCGGCGGACGAGGCAAGGCAGGCGGCGTGAAACTCGCCGCGGACCCCGCTGCCACCGAACTGACGGCACGCCAGATCCTCGGTATGGACATCAAGGGCCACACCGTCGGCAAGGTGATGCTGGCCCAACCGGTCGACATCGAGAGCGAGTTCTACGTCAGCTACGTACTCGACCGCGCCGCCGGCCGGTTCCTCGCCATCGCCTCGGCCGAGGGCGGCATGGACATCGAGGAGGTCGCCGCCACTCGGCCGGACGCCGTGGCGCGCGTCCACATCGACCCCGCCGAGGGCGTCACCTCGGCGAAGGCGGCCGAGATCGCCGACGCCGCGGGCCTGCCCCCGCAGACCGTCGACGTCCTGGTCAGGCTCTGGGACGTACTGGTCCGCGAGGACGCCGTACTCGTCGAGGTGAACCCCCTCGCCCGCACGGCGCAGGGGCAGATCCTCGCCCTCGACGGCAAGGTCACCCTCGACGACAACGCCCGCTTCCGGCGGGCACGTTGGGGTGACCAGGAGTCCACGCACGACGACCCGCTGGAGGCGGCGGCCGCCGCCAAGAACCTCAACTACGTGAAGCTGGACGGCGAGGTCGGCATCATCGGCAACGGCGCCGGACTCGTCATGTCGACCCTCGACGTGGTCGCCGGCTGCGGCGCGCGCCCCGCCAACTTCCTCGACATCGGCGGCGGAGCCTCCGCCCAGATCATGGCCGACGGCATCTCCGTCATCCTCTCCGACCCGGCCGTCAAGTCCGTCTTCGTGAACGTCTTCGGCGGCATCACCGCCTGCGACGCGGTAGCCGACGGCATCGTGCAGGCCCTGGAAGCAGTCCACTTGACCAAGCCGCTGGTCGTCCGCCTCGACGGGAACAACGCCGTACGCGGCCGAGCGATCCTCGACGAGCGCGCACACCCCCTGGTCCAGCAGGCCACCACCATGGACGGCGCCGCGCGCCGTGCCGCCCAACTCGCCAACGCCGGCTGA
- a CDS encoding thiamine pyrophosphate-binding protein, translated as MPDDNSQNLISGGHLVAKALKAEGVEVIYTLCGGHIIDIYDGCVDEGIEVVDVRHEQVAAHAADGYARITGKPGCAVVTAGPGTTDAVTGVANAFRAESPMLLIGGQGAHTQHKMGSLQDLPHVDMMTPITKFAATVPDTARAADMVSMAFRECYHGAPGPSFLEIPRDVLDAKVPVEKARVPAAGQYRASTRSAGDPEAVEKLADLLVHAEKPAILLGSQVWTTRGTESAIELVRTLNIPAYMNGAGRGTLPPGDPHHFQLSRRYAFSNADVIVIVGTPFDFRMGYGKRLSPDATVVQIDLDYRTVGKNRDIDLGIVGDAGLVLKSVTEAASGHAFNGYSNGGASKRKEWLDELRAAEQTAIEKRLPNLKSDASPIHPYRLVSEINDFLTEDSIYIGDGGDIVTFSGQVVQPKSPGHWMDPGPLGTLGVGVPFVLAAKKARPDKEVVALFGDGAFSLTGWDFETLVRYNLPFVGIVGNNSSMNQIRYGQAAKYGLERERVGNTLGDVHYDKFAQMLGGYGEEVRDPADIAPALQRARESGKPSLINVWVDPDAYAPGTMNQTMYK; from the coding sequence ATGCCCGACGACAACAGCCAGAACCTCATCTCCGGTGGGCACCTGGTCGCCAAGGCACTCAAAGCGGAGGGCGTGGAGGTCATCTACACGCTCTGCGGCGGCCACATCATCGACATCTACGACGGCTGCGTCGACGAGGGCATCGAGGTCGTCGACGTACGCCACGAACAGGTCGCCGCCCACGCCGCCGACGGTTACGCGCGCATCACCGGCAAGCCCGGTTGCGCCGTCGTCACCGCCGGTCCCGGGACGACCGACGCCGTGACGGGTGTCGCCAACGCCTTCCGCGCGGAGTCCCCGATGCTGCTGATCGGCGGCCAGGGGGCCCACACCCAGCACAAGATGGGGTCCCTGCAGGACCTGCCGCACGTCGACATGATGACGCCGATCACCAAGTTCGCGGCGACCGTGCCGGACACCGCGCGGGCCGCCGACATGGTGTCGATGGCGTTCCGCGAGTGCTATCACGGGGCGCCCGGCCCGTCCTTCCTGGAGATCCCGCGCGATGTCCTCGACGCCAAGGTGCCGGTCGAGAAGGCCCGGGTCCCCGCCGCCGGCCAGTACCGGGCCTCGACCCGCTCGGCCGGTGACCCCGAGGCCGTCGAGAAGCTCGCCGATCTCCTCGTGCACGCCGAGAAGCCCGCGATCCTGCTGGGCAGCCAGGTGTGGACGACCCGTGGCACCGAGTCCGCCATCGAGCTCGTACGCACCCTCAACATCCCGGCGTACATGAACGGCGCGGGGCGCGGCACGCTGCCGCCCGGGGACCCGCACCACTTCCAGCTCTCGCGCCGGTACGCCTTCTCGAACGCCGACGTCATCGTCATCGTCGGTACGCCCTTCGACTTCCGCATGGGCTACGGGAAGCGGCTGTCGCCAGACGCGACCGTCGTGCAGATCGACCTCGACTACCGGACCGTCGGCAAGAACAGGGACATCGACCTCGGGATCGTCGGCGACGCGGGACTCGTCCTGAAGTCGGTCACCGAGGCCGCTTCCGGGCACGCTTTTAATGGATACAGCAACGGGGGCGCGTCGAAGCGCAAGGAGTGGCTCGACGAGCTGCGCGCCGCGGAGCAGACCGCCATCGAGAAGCGGCTGCCGAACCTGAAGTCGGACGCCTCGCCGATCCACCCGTACCGCCTGGTCAGCGAGATCAACGACTTCCTCACCGAGGACTCCATCTACATCGGCGACGGCGGCGACATCGTCACCTTCTCCGGGCAGGTCGTGCAGCCCAAGTCGCCCGGGCACTGGATGGACCCGGGTCCGCTCGGCACGCTCGGCGTCGGCGTCCCGTTCGTGCTCGCGGCCAAGAAGGCGCGGCCCGACAAGGAGGTGGTGGCCCTCTTCGGTGACGGCGCCTTCTCCCTCACCGGCTGGGACTTCGAAACCCTCGTCCGCTACAACCTCCCCTTCGTCGGCATCGTCGGCAACAACTCCTCCATGAACCAGATCCGCTACGGCCAGGCAGCCAAGTACGGCCTGGAGCGCGAGCGGGTCGGCAACACCCTCGGCGACGTCCACTACGACAAGTTCGCCCAGATGCTGGGCGGCTACGGCGAGGAGGTCCGCGACCCCGCCGACATCGCCCCCGCCCTCCAGCGCGCCCGCGAGTCGGGCAAGCCGTCGCTGATCAACGTCTGGGTCGACCCGGACGCGTACGCCCCCGGAACCATGAACCAGACGATGTACAAGTGA
- the frc gene encoding formyl-CoA transferase: MTPITPMTSMTSIAGTSTKALDGIRVLDMTHVQSGPSATQLLAWLGADVVKLEAPTGDITRKQLRDLPDVDSLYFTMLNCNKRSITLNTKTERGKEILTELIRRSDVMVENFGPGAVDRMGFTWDRIQEINPRIVYASIKGFGDGPYTNFKAYEVVAQAMGGSMSTTGFEDGPPLATGAQIGDSGTGIHAVAAILAALFQRENTGRGQRVNVAMQHAVLNLCRVKLRDQQRLGHGPLAEYPNDDFGDEVPRSGNASGGGQPGWAVKCAPGGPNDYVYVIVQPVGWKPLTELIGRPELADAPEWATPEARLPQLTKMFQLIEEWSATLPKWQVLEQLNAHNIPCGPILSTKEIIEDESLVANEMVVTVPHPERGDFVTVGSPLKLSDSPVDVTSSPLLGEHNEEVYVGELGLGDEELRLLKSNGVI, from the coding sequence ATGACCCCGATCACCCCGATGACCTCGATGACCTCGATCGCAGGAACGTCGACCAAGGCTCTCGACGGCATCCGTGTCCTCGACATGACGCACGTCCAGTCCGGTCCTTCCGCGACCCAGTTGCTCGCCTGGCTCGGCGCGGACGTGGTCAAGCTGGAGGCGCCGACCGGTGACATCACGCGCAAGCAACTGCGCGACCTGCCGGACGTCGACTCCCTCTACTTCACGATGCTCAACTGCAACAAGCGGAGCATCACCCTCAACACCAAGACCGAGCGCGGCAAGGAGATCCTCACCGAGCTGATCCGGCGCTCCGACGTCATGGTCGAGAACTTCGGACCGGGCGCGGTCGACCGCATGGGCTTCACCTGGGACCGCATCCAGGAGATCAATCCGCGAATCGTCTATGCCTCCATCAAGGGGTTCGGGGACGGCCCGTACACCAACTTCAAGGCGTACGAGGTCGTCGCTCAGGCCATGGGCGGGTCGATGTCGACCACCGGCTTCGAGGACGGGCCGCCGCTGGCGACGGGAGCCCAGATCGGTGACTCGGGCACGGGCATCCACGCGGTGGCGGCGATCCTCGCCGCCCTGTTCCAGCGGGAGAACACGGGGCGCGGGCAGCGCGTAAACGTGGCGATGCAGCACGCCGTGCTGAATCTGTGCCGGGTGAAACTGCGGGACCAGCAGCGCCTCGGGCATGGGCCGCTGGCTGAATATCCCAACGACGACTTCGGCGACGAAGTTCCCAGGTCCGGCAACGCGTCCGGCGGCGGCCAGCCCGGCTGGGCAGTGAAGTGCGCGCCGGGCGGCCCGAACGACTACGTGTACGTCATCGTGCAGCCCGTCGGCTGGAAGCCCCTCACCGAACTCATCGGGCGCCCCGAGCTCGCGGACGCCCCCGAGTGGGCGACCCCTGAGGCCCGTCTCCCCCAACTCACCAAGATGTTCCAGCTCATCGAGGAGTGGTCGGCCACGCTGCCCAAGTGGCAGGTCCTTGAGCAGCTCAACGCCCACAACATCCCCTGCGGTCCGATCCTCTCCACCAAGGAGATCATCGAGGACGAGTCGCTGGTCGCCAACGAGATGGTCGTGACGGTGCCGCATCCCGAGCGGGGCGACTTCGTGACCGTGGGCAGCCCGCTGAAGCTCTCCGACTCCCCCGTGGACGTGACCAGTTCGCCGCTGCTGGGCGAGCACAACGAAGAGGTGTACGTCGGCGAGCTCGGTCTCGGCGACGAGGAGCTGCGCCTGCTCAAGTCGAACGGAGTGATCTGA
- a CDS encoding acetate--CoA ligase family protein, translating to MAEDRMLRVRTLLDAVRAEGRTALTAPEGKVIADAYAIAVPGEELATDVDEAVSYAARFGGPVVMKIVSPDILHKTDAGGVIVGVEGATDVRAAFHRVIENARAYDSQARIEGVQVQELLPKGQEVIVGAVTDPTFGKVVAFGLGGVLVEVLKDVTFRLAPVDADEALSMLDSIRAAEILRGVRGAPAVDRWAIAEQIRRVSELVADFPEIAEVDLNPVIATPEGAVAADIRVILAEEVAKPRRKYTRDEILTTMRRLMQPSSVAVIGASNEQGKIGNSIMRNLIDGGFSGEIHPVNPKADDILGRKAYKSVTDVPGEVDVAVFAIPAKFVASALEEVGRKGIPNAVLIPSGFAETGEHELQDEIVAIGERYGVRLLGPNIYGYYSTWQDLCATFCTPYDVKGGVALTSQSGGIGMAILGFARTTKTGVSAIVGLGNKSDLDEDDLLTWFGEDPNTKCIAMHLEDLKDGRAFVEAARATVPKKPVVVLKAGRTAAGARAAGSHTGALAGDDAVYEDILKQAGVIRAPGLNEMLEYARALPVLPTPRGDNIVIITGAGGSGVLLSDAVTDNGLSLMEIPPDLDASFRKFIPPFGAAGNPVDITGGEPPSTYEATIRLGLEDPRIHSLVLGYWHTIVTPPMVFAELTARVVAEFRERGIEKPVVASLAGDVEVEEACQYLYEHGVVAYPYTTEKPVAVLGAKYRWARAAGRL from the coding sequence ATGGCCGAAGACCGGATGCTGAGGGTGCGTACGCTCCTTGACGCCGTGCGGGCCGAGGGGCGGACCGCGCTCACCGCGCCCGAGGGCAAGGTGATCGCCGACGCGTACGCGATCGCCGTCCCCGGCGAGGAGCTGGCGACCGACGTCGACGAGGCGGTGTCGTACGCGGCGCGCTTCGGCGGGCCCGTCGTGATGAAGATCGTCTCCCCGGACATCCTCCACAAGACCGACGCCGGCGGCGTGATCGTCGGCGTGGAGGGCGCGACGGACGTACGCGCCGCCTTCCACAGGGTCATCGAGAACGCCCGGGCGTACGACTCCCAGGCCCGAATCGAGGGCGTACAGGTCCAGGAACTGCTCCCCAAGGGGCAGGAGGTCATCGTCGGCGCGGTGACCGATCCGACCTTCGGGAAGGTCGTGGCCTTCGGGCTCGGCGGTGTGCTCGTCGAGGTCCTCAAGGACGTCACGTTCCGGCTGGCGCCCGTCGACGCGGACGAGGCGCTGTCGATGCTGGACTCGATCCGCGCCGCGGAGATCCTGCGCGGGGTGCGGGGCGCGCCGGCGGTGGACCGGTGGGCGATCGCCGAGCAGATCCGCCGGGTCTCCGAACTGGTCGCGGACTTCCCGGAGATCGCCGAGGTCGACTTGAACCCGGTGATCGCCACCCCGGAGGGCGCGGTGGCGGCGGACATCCGGGTCATCCTCGCCGAGGAGGTGGCCAAGCCGCGACGGAAGTACACGCGCGACGAGATCCTCACCACCATGCGCCGGTTGATGCAGCCGTCGTCAGTGGCCGTGATCGGCGCCTCCAACGAGCAGGGCAAGATAGGCAATTCGATCATGCGCAACCTCATCGACGGCGGCTTCTCCGGGGAGATCCACCCGGTGAACCCCAAGGCCGATGACATTCTGGGCCGCAAGGCGTACAAGAGTGTCACGGACGTTCCCGGTGAGGTGGATGTGGCGGTCTTCGCTATTCCCGCCAAGTTCGTGGCCTCGGCCCTGGAGGAAGTGGGACGCAAGGGGATCCCCAACGCTGTCCTGATCCCCTCGGGGTTCGCGGAGACCGGTGAGCACGAGCTGCAGGACGAGATCGTGGCCATCGGCGAGCGCTACGGAGTCCGGCTGCTCGGGCCGAACATCTACGGCTACTACTCGACGTGGCAGGACCTGTGCGCCACGTTCTGCACGCCGTACGACGTCAAGGGCGGCGTCGCGCTCACCTCGCAGTCCGGTGGCATAGGGATGGCCATTCTGGGCTTCGCGCGCACTACGAAGACGGGTGTTTCCGCGATCGTGGGGCTCGGCAACAAGTCGGACCTGGACGAGGACGACCTGCTGACCTGGTTCGGCGAGGACCCCAACACCAAGTGCATCGCCATGCACTTGGAGGACCTCAAGGACGGACGCGCCTTCGTGGAGGCCGCGCGGGCGACCGTCCCCAAGAAGCCGGTGGTCGTCCTGAAGGCGGGCCGTACGGCGGCCGGGGCCAGGGCCGCGGGCTCGCACACGGGCGCCCTCGCGGGCGACGACGCCGTGTACGAGGACATCCTGAAGCAGGCCGGTGTCATCAGGGCGCCGGGTCTGAACGAAATGCTGGAGTACGCGCGCGCGTTGCCGGTGCTGCCGACTCCTCGGGGCGACAACATCGTGATCATCACGGGCGCCGGCGGCAGTGGCGTGTTGCTGTCCGACGCGGTGACCGACAACGGCCTCTCCCTGATGGAGATCCCGCCGGACCTGGACGCGTCCTTCCGGAAGTTCATCCCGCCCTTCGGTGCGGCCGGCAACCCGGTGGACATCACGGGCGGCGAACCGCCGTCGACGTACGAGGCGACGATCCGGCTCGGTCTGGAGGACCCGCGGATCCACTCGCTCGTCCTCGGCTACTGGCACACCATCGTGACCCCTCCCATGGTCTTCGCCGAGCTCACCGCGCGCGTGGTGGCCGAATTCAGGGAGCGCGGGATCGAGAAGCCCGTCGTGGCGTCGCTCGCGGGCGACGTCGAGGTCGAGGAGGCCTGCCAGTACCTCTACGAGCACGGGGTCGTGGCGTACCCGTACACGACCGAGAAGCCGGTGGCCGTGCTGGGTGCGAAGTATCGCTGGGCGCGGGCGGCGGGGCGGCTGTGA
- a CDS encoding OFA family MFS transporter has translation MTTTDFTTPVPYREVTDRNGRLYRIGETDRDIMGRPRWTMVLFPWMGMMGISSSEYAFTSAEDTLHEAHLWDSGHIFWLMGVWVFFQAAVAFPAGQLRESGKLPARYAMMLGALGTVLGYISLAYAPHVIVAYIGFGMFSGIGAGLVYATCVNMVGKWYPERKGGKTGMVNGGFAYGSVPFVFLFTSYMDLSNYETVLVFVGAICCTVVAVAGWFFKDPPKNWWPAHVDPLKTSDDPRVVRALAKNPPAVKQYTPREAARTPVLWMMWFCLLCTAGINIFGIAMQVPFGKEMGFAGGIVATAMSLKAIVNGTGRGVIGWISDRYGRRNTLVIVCVVLGCSQFGVFLSGNMGSMPFFLVCSMISGFGGGAIFPLFAAMTADYFGENNNASNYGMVYSSKLISGLVGSGVGAVVVSAWGYGGAFALAGGIGLGSAVLALFLRAPGRPTAKRIVPNPHPIGEEMA, from the coding sequence ATGACAACCACCGACTTCACGACACCCGTCCCCTACAGGGAGGTGACGGACCGCAACGGCCGCCTGTACCGGATCGGCGAGACCGACCGGGACATCATGGGGCGACCACGCTGGACCATGGTGCTCTTCCCCTGGATGGGCATGATGGGCATCAGTTCCTCGGAGTACGCGTTCACATCCGCCGAGGACACCCTGCACGAGGCCCACCTCTGGGACAGTGGGCACATCTTCTGGCTGATGGGCGTCTGGGTGTTCTTCCAGGCCGCCGTGGCCTTCCCGGCCGGCCAGTTGCGCGAGAGCGGAAAGCTGCCCGCGCGGTACGCCATGATGCTCGGCGCGCTCGGCACGGTCCTGGGCTACATCTCATTGGCGTACGCGCCGCATGTGATCGTCGCCTACATAGGCTTCGGCATGTTCAGCGGTATCGGCGCCGGCCTCGTCTACGCGACCTGCGTGAACATGGTCGGCAAGTGGTACCCGGAGCGCAAGGGCGGCAAGACCGGCATGGTCAACGGCGGTTTCGCCTACGGATCCGTGCCCTTCGTGTTCCTGTTCACCTCATACATGGACCTGTCCAACTACGAGACCGTGCTGGTCTTCGTCGGCGCGATCTGCTGCACGGTCGTCGCCGTCGCCGGCTGGTTCTTCAAGGACCCGCCGAAGAACTGGTGGCCCGCGCACGTCGACCCGCTGAAGACCTCCGACGACCCGCGGGTCGTGCGGGCGCTGGCCAAGAACCCGCCGGCGGTCAAGCAGTACACACCGCGGGAGGCGGCCAGGACGCCCGTGCTGTGGATGATGTGGTTCTGCCTGTTGTGCACGGCCGGCATCAACATCTTCGGCATCGCCATGCAGGTGCCGTTCGGCAAGGAGATGGGCTTCGCGGGCGGGATCGTGGCCACCGCCATGTCACTCAAGGCCATAGTCAACGGCACCGGACGCGGTGTCATCGGCTGGATCTCGGACCGCTACGGCCGCCGGAACACACTCGTCATCGTCTGTGTCGTCCTCGGCTGCTCTCAGTTCGGCGTGTTCCTCTCCGGGAACATGGGCTCGATGCCGTTCTTCCTGGTCTGCTCGATGATCTCCGGCTTTGGCGGCGGCGCGATCTTCCCACTGTTCGCGGCGATGACGGCGGACTACTTCGGTGAGAACAACAACGCCTCCAACTACGGCATGGTCTACAGCTCCAAGCTCATCTCGGGTCTCGTCGGTTCCGGTGTAGGGGCCGTCGTCGTGAGCGCCTGGGGCTACGGAGGCGCCTTCGCGCTGGCCGGCGGCATCGGCCTCGGTTCCGCGGTCCTGGCGCTCTTCCTGCGCGCTCCTGGGCGGCCCACGGCCAAGCGCATCGTGCCCAACCCGCACCCGATCGGCGAGGAGATGGCCTGA